In Vibrio marisflavi CECT 7928, the following are encoded in one genomic region:
- a CDS encoding DUF1853 family protein produces MNQLARTAQWIQQTPSLFEESSQVRNACPIAKLNLKWPEEYSGNPRLGFLYQHVVSELFSNSNQYNLLAEEIQLSENGRTLGAVDFIVEDLAEKQIEHWEVAIKFYLLHGELWYGPNAKDRLDLKLSRMLDHQLAMSSSKAFHSKFPEWSNATKNLLMQGRLYINPFENNTIPKTCLSKTINHSRIKGYWCFQNQQHMITEPLYEMKKHQWITGLERFENAIEPPAVDFSRHYQSESGQFWFIVPESWPEG; encoded by the coding sequence ATGAATCAGTTAGCTCGAACCGCTCAATGGATACAACAAACGCCAAGTCTGTTTGAAGAAAGCTCGCAAGTTCGCAACGCCTGTCCCATTGCAAAGCTAAATTTGAAATGGCCTGAAGAATATAGCGGGAACCCTAGACTAGGCTTTCTTTATCAACATGTAGTTAGCGAACTTTTTTCTAACTCTAATCAATACAACCTGTTGGCAGAAGAAATTCAACTTAGTGAAAACGGCAGAACGTTAGGTGCTGTAGATTTTATCGTAGAAGACTTAGCGGAAAAACAAATTGAACACTGGGAAGTCGCTATAAAGTTTTATCTGTTGCATGGGGAACTTTGGTATGGGCCAAACGCCAAAGACAGATTGGACTTAAAACTCTCTAGAATGCTAGACCACCAACTTGCAATGTCATCATCTAAGGCCTTCCACAGTAAATTCCCTGAATGGTCAAATGCCACAAAAAACCTATTGATGCAGGGGCGGCTATATATTAATCCATTTGAAAACAACACCATACCTAAGACTTGTTTATCAAAAACAATCAATCATTCACGTATCAAAGGTTACTGGTGCTTCCAAAATCAACAGCACATGATCACTGAACCTCTTTATGAAATGAAAAAGCATCAATGGATTACAGGCCTAGAAAGGTTTGAAAACGCCATAGAGCCACCCGCGGTTGACTTCTCTAGGCACTATCAGTCTGAGTCAGGCCAGTTCTGGTTCATTGTTCCCGAAAGCTGGCCTGAAGGGTAA